GCTGGTGGGAAATCAGCAGCACACCGCTGACCAATCAACAGATGACCGCTGAAAAAATCGCTCGTGGCAGACCCGGAGGGCCACACTGATGTGGGGGTACATACTGCGGCGCCTGCTGCTGATCATTCCGACACTGGTGATCATCCTGCTGGTGAATTTTGTGATCATTCAAGCCGCGCCGGGTGGCCCGGTCGAGCAGGCGATCGCGCACTTGCAAGGTATCGGCGGTGCCAGTGTCGGCGGCGGCGCGAGCGAAACCATGAGTGGCACATCCCGTGCCAGTCGTGGTCTCGACCCGCAGCTGATCAAGGACATCGAAAAACAGTACGGCTTCGACAAGCCCGCTCATGAACGCCTGTGGCTGATGCTCAAGAACTATGCGCAACTGGACTTCGGCAAAAGCTTCTTTCGCGGCGCGACGGTCACCGACCTGATCCTGGAAAAAATGCCGGTGACCATTTCCCTCGGTCTGTGGGCGACGCTGATTACCTATCTGGTGTCGATACCGCTGGGCATCCGCAAAGCCGTGCACCATGGCAGCCATTTCGATATCTGGAGCAGCACGGCGATCATCATCGGCTATGCAATGCCGGCGTTCCTGTTTGCGATGTTCCTGATCGTGCTGTTCGCCGGCGGCACCTCACTGAACTGGTTTCCTGTACGGGGGC
The sequence above is drawn from the Pseudomonas sp. FP2196 genome and encodes:
- a CDS encoding microcin C ABC transporter permease YejB; its protein translation is MWGYILRRLLLIIPTLVIILLVNFVIIQAAPGGPVEQAIAHLQGIGGASVGGGASETMSGTSRASRGLDPQLIKDIEKQYGFDKPAHERLWLMLKNYAQLDFGKSFFRGATVTDLILEKMPVTISLGLWATLITYLVSIPLGIRKAVHHGSHFDIWSSTAIIIGYAMPAFLFAMFLIVLFAGGTSLNWFPVRGLVSDNFESLSTLGKIADYFWHLVLPVTALVIGGFATLTILTKNSFLNEITRQYVVTARAKGLSERRVLYGHVFRNAMLLVVSGIPQAFISVFFAGSLLIEVIFSLDGLGRMSYEAAVSRDYPVVFGSLFIFTLFGLLIKLIGDLCYTLVDPRIDFAARNA